Proteins encoded within one genomic window of Streptomyces kaniharaensis:
- a CDS encoding 4'-phosphopantetheinyl transferase family protein, producing the protein MTAPGDSAVGPPLGAPIQVRGDSDTAWEEVGRHLREYGTALVHAELAELLPLMPADDELRRVLGRDWSRYLELAHSDVRARYAASRVMLKTAASKVLGGDPAALELAYGPTGRPYLRGYDQIDISLSHTEGLLLVGLTRRGLIGVDAERTDRPLYSSGLSRTVCTPFELISLASLPESGRDAGLVRLWTLKEAYSKAIGQGMQFRFTDFGFGPDGKPVRVQRPDGTTGTGDEWAFRTFTLDSGYCVSAAVYDAGFGATADTVITTMLDQDWVDAINDSLESGR; encoded by the coding sequence ATGACTGCCCCCGGTGACTCCGCCGTCGGACCCCCGCTCGGCGCGCCGATCCAGGTGCGCGGCGACTCCGACACCGCCTGGGAGGAGGTCGGCCGGCACCTGCGGGAGTACGGCACCGCCCTCGTCCACGCGGAGCTCGCCGAACTGCTGCCCCTGATGCCGGCGGACGACGAACTGCGCCGGGTGCTCGGCCGGGACTGGAGCCGCTATCTGGAGCTCGCGCACTCGGACGTCCGCGCGCGCTACGCCGCGTCCCGGGTGATGCTCAAGACCGCCGCGAGCAAGGTGCTCGGCGGCGACCCGGCGGCCCTGGAGCTGGCCTACGGGCCCACCGGGCGCCCGTACCTGCGCGGCTACGACCAGATCGACATCAGCCTCAGCCACACCGAGGGCCTGCTCCTGGTCGGGCTGACCAGGCGCGGGCTCATAGGGGTGGACGCCGAGCGGACGGACCGGCCGCTGTACAGCAGCGGGCTCAGCCGGACCGTCTGCACGCCGTTCGAGCTGATCTCCCTGGCCTCGCTGCCGGAGAGCGGACGCGACGCCGGGCTCGTCCGGCTGTGGACGCTCAAGGAGGCGTACAGCAAGGCGATCGGCCAGGGCATGCAGTTCCGCTTCACCGACTTCGGGTTCGGCCCGGACGGCAAGCCGGTACGGGTGCAGCGGCCCGACGGCACCACCGGGACCGGCGACGAGTGGGCGTTCCGCACCTTCACGCTGGACAGCGGCTACTGCGTGAGCGCCGCCGTCTACGACGCCGGATTCGGGGCGACCGCCGACACCGTCATCACCACCATGCTCGACCAGGACTGGGTGGACGCCATCAACGACTCCCTGGAGAGCGGTCGGTGA
- a CDS encoding HAD-IIIC family phosphatase, translating into MTTALARLRELRAQGLLEREYPAVAGLLADEALAADPDELHRAGRLLAGLDPDAVLAACPGMETVTVAITGQSTVAGLVDPLTAELARHGVLLRPLLGDHGAYRYDLTEPGGRFHGVDRDLALCLLDQETVFARLPAVWRPADVERAAAEVLAELAVIAAAEPGTLVLNTVPLTRRYSHQLIDRHARTQLALRWREFNSGLLRFADEHPGVQVIDLDPLVAETGPVHDPRLAVYAGAQYTEPLLAGYAREVAHLVRALRGLARKCLVVDLDQTLWDGVLGDDGPEGVAAAGTLRGEAFGAFQRVVKQLGSQGVLLAVSSKNDPDRVAEVLRDHPDLVLRGEDFVRVRANWEPKDGNLLEIAGSLGIAPGALVFADDSPAERARVRHGAPEIALVPLDDEPALHVTRLLADGWFDCPRLTEEDLDRTRQYRLDGERERLRERAGGEAGFLRELRVGVELAPAGRHEYERFAQLTQRTNQFNVAGLRLTAAQLELRCADPRSLVLAARTSDRFGSNGLVGAVLGRWDGDGLHLENVWLSCRVFSRGIEQACLAAVLAEARSRGAAAVHAWYRPTPKNARTRGFYPSLGFATVEEHPDRVLFRHDLGGELPEIPAHISMTSGETVPSFVRDTSEGSESEEAR; encoded by the coding sequence ATGACGACCGCCCTCGCCCGCCTGCGCGAACTGCGCGCGCAGGGGCTGCTGGAACGCGAGTATCCGGCCGTCGCCGGGCTGCTCGCCGACGAGGCCCTCGCCGCCGACCCGGACGAGCTGCACCGGGCCGGCCGGCTGCTGGCCGGGCTCGACCCGGACGCGGTGCTGGCGGCCTGCCCCGGCATGGAGACGGTCACGGTGGCGATCACCGGCCAGTCCACCGTCGCCGGGCTGGTCGACCCGCTGACCGCCGAACTGGCCCGGCACGGCGTCCTGTTGCGCCCGCTGCTCGGCGACCACGGCGCGTACCGCTACGACCTGACGGAGCCGGGCGGCCGCTTCCATGGCGTCGACCGGGACCTCGCGCTCTGCCTGCTCGACCAGGAGACGGTCTTCGCGCGGCTGCCCGCCGTGTGGCGCCCGGCCGACGTCGAACGGGCCGCCGCGGAGGTGCTGGCCGAGCTGGCGGTGATCGCCGCGGCCGAGCCGGGCACCCTGGTGCTGAACACCGTCCCGCTGACCCGGCGGTACAGCCACCAGCTGATCGACCGGCATGCCAGGACCCAACTGGCGCTGCGCTGGCGCGAGTTCAACAGCGGACTGCTGCGGTTCGCCGACGAGCACCCCGGCGTGCAGGTGATCGACCTCGATCCGCTGGTCGCCGAGACCGGGCCGGTCCACGACCCCCGGCTCGCCGTGTACGCCGGGGCGCAGTACACCGAGCCGCTGCTGGCCGGCTACGCCCGCGAGGTGGCCCACCTGGTCCGCGCGCTGCGCGGGCTGGCCCGCAAGTGCCTGGTGGTGGACCTCGACCAGACATTGTGGGACGGCGTGCTCGGAGACGACGGCCCGGAGGGCGTCGCCGCCGCCGGGACGCTGCGCGGCGAGGCGTTCGGCGCGTTCCAGCGGGTCGTCAAGCAGCTCGGCTCGCAGGGCGTGCTGCTCGCCGTGAGCAGCAAGAACGACCCGGACCGGGTGGCCGAGGTGCTGCGGGACCACCCGGACCTGGTGCTGCGCGGCGAGGACTTCGTCCGGGTCCGGGCGAACTGGGAGCCCAAGGACGGCAACCTGCTGGAGATCGCCGGGAGCCTCGGCATCGCGCCCGGCGCCCTGGTGTTCGCCGACGACTCGCCGGCCGAGCGGGCCCGGGTGCGGCACGGCGCACCGGAGATCGCCCTGGTCCCGCTGGACGACGAGCCCGCGCTGCACGTCACCCGGCTGCTGGCCGACGGCTGGTTCGACTGCCCGCGGCTCACCGAGGAGGACCTGGACCGCACCCGCCAGTACCGGCTCGACGGCGAGCGCGAGCGCCTGCGCGAACGGGCCGGCGGCGAGGCGGGCTTCCTGCGCGAGCTGCGGGTCGGCGTCGAGCTGGCACCGGCCGGCCGGCACGAGTACGAGCGGTTCGCCCAGCTGACCCAGCGCACCAACCAGTTCAACGTCGCCGGCCTGCGGCTGACGGCCGCCCAGCTCGAACTGCGCTGCGCCGACCCGCGGTCGCTGGTGCTGGCCGCCCGGACGTCCGACCGGTTCGGTTCGAACGGGCTGGTCGGCGCGGTGCTCGGCCGCTGGGACGGCGACGGGCTGCACCTGGAGAACGTCTGGCTCAGCTGCCGGGTCTTCTCCCGGGGCATCGAGCAGGCCTGCCTTGCTGCGGTCCTGGCCGAGGCCCGGAGCCGCGGGGCCGCGGCGGTGCACGCCTGGTACCGGCCGACCCCGAAGAACGCCAGGACGCGCGGCTTCTACCCCTCGCTCGGCTTCGCGACGGTGGAGGAGCACCCCGACCGGGTGCTGTTCCGCCACGACCTGGGCGGGGAGCTGCCGGAGATCCCGGCGCACATTTCCATGACGTCTGGCGAGACAGTCCCATCATTTGTGCGGGACACGTCAGAAGGGTCAGAAAGCGAGGAAGCGAGGTGA
- a CDS encoding type I polyketide synthase, translated as MSDGIAVVGLDCAFPGAADPEAFWDVLMRGADAAGAASGTRWDRADHPDLAPAGLMADADAFDDEFFSIAPREAAAMDPHHRLLLQCAWRAIEDAGVSPAALAGTGTGVYVGAMGGEWGRLTLADPDRIRPQDGSGSSAAMTANRISYHLNLTGPSMAVDTACSSSLVAVHLAAGALLAGECDTALAGGVNLVLSPVLGLVYDRLGVGSPDGRCRPFSADADGIGRSDGVGVVVLRRLADAVADGQRVYAVIRGSAVSHDGRSNGVTAPNRWSQQKVLENAYRRAGVTPDRVAFVEAHGTGTLLGDAIECAALGTVHGVARPEPCAIGSVKGNIGHTEGAAGIAGLIKAALALHHRVVPASRHADRENRQLRLADRGLRLLKSPLRLPPGESLAGVSSFGMGGTNAHVVLASAPRVRPARPQRGRRARWDGGVFTVTADTPEALRRNLVEQEAALARRPHGPAAALCRLSNRTKTGLPYRFAVAAGDTTELAGELRRVLGTAGESGERPWGAPVVAFAFTGQGSQFAGMTAELYRDSARYRAHLDEADAALAPHVGVSVRDLIVEGADDLRDTGLAQPALFAVGYALARTLTDLGIRPAAVLGHSVGEIAAAVIAGALELPDAARLVAARGALLREQPAGGGMLAVGAGRERVAELLAAEPQVALGAVNGPGDTVLSGPVEVLERIEAVLAGEGVRTRMLEVSHAFHTPLSAESEARFRAAIRQLPAGAPAMPFASTYRGRMISDDPSDALDADYWTGQAARPVLFSDALAALVGSAAPTHLMEIGPRAQLLPLVGRAGLPDTPCLLHPGPGGRSGGRELAGVIAELYRAGLDPQWEALYEPGRPLADRLPPYRFATAHRYWARWEPVRTPAGPERAVERPPAPAELERSRVEPDAVLATVIDAIVQVGGYAEDVVRPQARFYEDLAFDSVMIVQLKVQLETRLPALGELSVHHLLPALRSIDSLAQCLRELLLVTAA; from the coding sequence TTGAGCGACGGCATCGCCGTCGTCGGGCTCGACTGCGCCTTCCCGGGGGCGGCCGACCCGGAGGCCTTCTGGGACGTCCTGATGCGGGGCGCCGACGCCGCGGGCGCGGCGTCGGGCACCCGCTGGGACCGGGCCGACCACCCCGACCTCGCCCCGGCCGGGCTGATGGCCGACGCGGACGCCTTCGACGACGAGTTCTTCTCCATCGCCCCGCGCGAGGCCGCCGCGATGGACCCGCACCACCGGCTGCTGCTCCAGTGCGCCTGGCGCGCGATCGAGGACGCGGGGGTGTCGCCGGCCGCGCTGGCCGGCACCGGCACCGGTGTCTACGTCGGCGCGATGGGCGGCGAGTGGGGCCGGCTGACCCTGGCCGACCCGGACCGGATCCGCCCACAGGACGGCTCCGGCAGCAGCGCCGCGATGACCGCCAACCGGATCTCGTACCACCTCAACCTGACCGGCCCCAGCATGGCCGTGGACACCGCCTGCTCCTCCTCGCTGGTCGCCGTGCACCTGGCGGCGGGCGCCCTGCTCGCCGGCGAGTGCGACACGGCGCTCGCGGGCGGGGTCAACCTGGTGCTCTCGCCGGTCCTGGGGTTGGTGTACGACCGGTTGGGCGTCGGCTCGCCGGACGGCCGGTGCCGGCCGTTCAGCGCCGACGCGGACGGCATCGGCCGCAGCGACGGCGTGGGCGTGGTGGTGCTGCGCCGCCTGGCCGACGCCGTCGCAGACGGGCAGCGGGTGTACGCGGTGATCCGCGGCAGCGCGGTCAGCCACGACGGCCGCAGCAACGGCGTCACCGCGCCCAACCGCTGGTCCCAGCAGAAGGTCCTGGAGAACGCCTACCGCCGGGCCGGGGTCACCCCCGACCGGGTGGCCTTCGTCGAGGCCCACGGCACCGGGACGCTGCTCGGCGACGCCATCGAGTGCGCCGCGCTCGGCACCGTGCACGGCGTGGCCCGGCCCGAGCCGTGCGCCATCGGCTCGGTGAAGGGCAACATCGGCCACACCGAGGGCGCGGCCGGGATCGCCGGCCTGATCAAGGCCGCCCTCGCGCTGCACCACCGGGTGGTGCCGGCCAGCCGCCACGCCGACCGGGAGAACCGGCAGCTGCGCCTGGCCGACCGCGGGCTGCGGCTGCTCAAGTCCCCGCTGCGGCTGCCGCCCGGCGAGTCGCTCGCCGGGGTTTCCAGCTTCGGCATGGGCGGGACCAACGCGCACGTCGTGCTCGCCTCCGCCCCGCGCGTCCGCCCGGCCCGGCCGCAGCGCGGCCGCCGGGCGCGGTGGGACGGCGGGGTGTTCACCGTCACCGCGGACACCCCGGAGGCGCTGCGCCGCAACCTCGTCGAGCAGGAGGCCGCGCTCGCCCGCCGCCCGCACGGTCCGGCGGCGGCGCTGTGCCGGCTCAGCAACCGCACCAAGACCGGCCTGCCGTACCGGTTCGCCGTCGCCGCCGGGGACACCACCGAGCTCGCGGGGGAGCTGCGGCGGGTGCTCGGCACGGCTGGCGAGTCCGGGGAGCGCCCGTGGGGCGCGCCCGTCGTCGCCTTCGCCTTCACCGGGCAGGGCAGCCAGTTCGCGGGCATGACCGCCGAGCTCTACCGGGACTCGGCGCGCTACCGCGCCCACCTGGACGAGGCGGACGCCGCGCTCGCCCCGCACGTCGGAGTCTCGGTGCGGGACCTGATCGTCGAAGGCGCGGACGACCTGCGGGACACCGGCCTGGCCCAGCCCGCCCTGTTCGCCGTCGGCTACGCCCTGGCGCGCACCCTGACCGACCTCGGGATCCGCCCGGCGGCGGTGCTCGGCCACAGCGTCGGTGAGATCGCGGCCGCCGTGATCGCGGGCGCGCTCGAACTGCCGGACGCCGCCCGGCTGGTGGCCGCCCGCGGCGCCCTGCTGCGGGAGCAGCCGGCCGGCGGCGGCATGCTGGCCGTCGGCGCAGGCCGGGAGCGCGTGGCCGAACTGCTGGCGGCGGAGCCGCAGGTGGCGCTCGGCGCCGTCAACGGGCCGGGCGACACGGTGCTCAGCGGGCCGGTCGAGGTGCTGGAGCGGATCGAGGCGGTGCTGGCCGGCGAGGGCGTCCGGACCCGGATGCTGGAGGTCTCGCACGCCTTCCACACCCCGCTGTCCGCGGAGAGCGAGGCGCGGTTCCGCGCGGCGATCCGGCAGCTTCCTGCAGGTGCGCCCGCGATGCCGTTCGCCTCGACGTATCGTGGACGGATGATCAGTGATGATCCGTCAGATGCGCTGGACGCCGACTACTGGACCGGGCAGGCCGCCCGGCCTGTGCTGTTCTCGGACGCCCTGGCCGCGCTGGTCGGATCGGCGGCGCCGACGCACCTGATGGAGATCGGCCCCCGTGCGCAGCTGCTGCCGCTGGTCGGCCGCGCCGGACTGCCCGACACCCCGTGCCTGCTGCACCCCGGCCCCGGCGGCCGCTCGGGTGGGCGTGAACTCGCCGGTGTCATCGCCGAGTTGTACCGGGCCGGCCTCGACCCGCAGTGGGAGGCGCTGTACGAGCCGGGGCGGCCGCTCGCCGACCGGCTGCCCCCGTACAGGTTCGCCACCGCGCACCGCTACTGGGCCCGCTGGGAGCCGGTGCGGACACCTGCCGGGCCGGAGCGTGCGGTGGAACGGCCGCCGGCTCCAGCGGAGTTGGAGCGGAGCCGGGTCGAGCCCGACGCGGTGCTCGCGACGGTGATCGACGCGATCGTCCAGGTCGGCGGCTACGCCGAGGACGTCGTCCGGCCGCAGGCCCGGTTCTACGAGGACCTCGCCTTCGACTCTGTGATGATCGTCCAGCTCAAGGTGCAGCTGGAGACCAGACTCCCGGCGCTCGGCGAGCTGTCGGTGCACCACCTGCTGCCGGCGCTGCGCAGCATCGACTCGCTCGCCCAGTGCCTGCGCGAACTGCTGCTGGTGACGGCGGCATGA
- a CDS encoding acyl-CoA dehydrogenase, whose protein sequence is MVTALLAPTTRPAPTAAARAAELEARLGDPGDPGNPLGFAALLRADEQARRFDAGEDALDGFGGSAEFVPVELGGRLDSVPGLVEVMRPVFRRDVALGMGYGMTSYMAASDVWTEGTPEQQARLAKVLLAGGRAAIAQPETTHSNDYVRSQVTARRVADGLLLSGGKPAINNLDRAEALVLFCRTDPEPGSRSLSALLFDPRELPLGRARTLPRHLAVGLRGCRFAGLEFDDCPLPDGALLGPPGSGIEAALRSFHLSRTVMSALAVGAVDTVLRTAAGFDQSHRPNGWGAARASAARTDTAVAGAFVNVLLYDSFAAVALRALHLLPEQTSVYSAALKYLMPRVLIETMYELSTVLGSGIYAREGSLGIFQKHLRDVPVLSLGHAGTVACQATVIPQLPWLARRSWFAEEPAPAGLFRLRDPLPPLRTERLSLACDRDSVSAELLAGVAEEAAGRGRVLAVLRELVALLAEQFRELREQVLELEEHPAAREVAGFALVDRYALLLAGASVLGVWRHAQGGDDPFLADPSWAAAALHKVARRLTPKVPALPPECEARILQEVRIRFSARHSYDLWNTPVSG, encoded by the coding sequence GTGGTGACCGCCCTGCTGGCCCCGACCACCCGGCCGGCCCCGACCGCTGCCGCCCGGGCCGCCGAGCTGGAGGCCCGGCTCGGCGACCCCGGCGACCCGGGCAACCCGCTCGGCTTCGCCGCCCTGCTGCGGGCCGACGAGCAGGCACGGCGGTTCGACGCCGGCGAGGACGCGCTGGACGGCTTCGGCGGCTCCGCCGAGTTCGTCCCGGTGGAGCTCGGCGGGCGGCTGGACTCCGTCCCCGGCCTGGTCGAGGTGATGCGCCCGGTGTTCCGCCGCGACGTCGCGCTCGGCATGGGCTACGGGATGACCAGCTACATGGCCGCCTCCGACGTGTGGACCGAGGGGACGCCTGAGCAGCAGGCCCGGCTGGCGAAGGTGCTGCTGGCCGGCGGCCGGGCGGCCATCGCCCAGCCCGAGACCACTCACAGCAACGACTACGTGCGCAGCCAGGTGACCGCCCGCCGGGTGGCGGACGGACTGCTGCTCAGCGGCGGCAAGCCGGCCATCAACAACCTGGACCGGGCCGAGGCGCTGGTGCTGTTCTGCCGCACCGACCCGGAGCCCGGCAGCCGCAGCCTGTCGGCGCTGCTGTTCGACCCGCGCGAGCTGCCGCTAGGCCGGGCCCGGACGCTGCCCCGGCACCTGGCCGTCGGCCTGCGCGGCTGCCGGTTCGCCGGGCTGGAGTTCGACGACTGCCCGCTGCCGGACGGCGCCCTGCTCGGGCCGCCGGGCAGCGGGATCGAGGCCGCGCTGCGCTCGTTCCACCTCAGCCGGACGGTGATGTCCGCGCTGGCGGTCGGGGCGGTGGACACGGTGCTGCGCACCGCGGCCGGCTTCGACCAGTCGCACCGGCCGAACGGTTGGGGCGCGGCCCGGGCGAGCGCCGCCCGTACCGACACCGCCGTGGCCGGCGCGTTCGTCAACGTGCTGCTCTACGACAGTTTCGCGGCGGTCGCGCTGCGGGCCCTGCACCTGCTGCCCGAGCAGACCAGCGTCTACTCGGCCGCGCTCAAGTACCTGATGCCCCGGGTGCTGATCGAGACCATGTACGAGCTGTCGACCGTCCTCGGCTCCGGCATCTACGCGCGCGAGGGCAGCCTCGGGATCTTCCAGAAGCACCTGCGCGACGTCCCGGTGCTCAGCCTGGGCCACGCCGGGACGGTCGCCTGCCAGGCCACCGTGATCCCGCAACTGCCGTGGCTGGCAAGGCGGTCCTGGTTCGCTGAGGAGCCGGCCCCGGCCGGGCTGTTCCGGCTGCGCGACCCGCTGCCGCCGCTGCGGACCGAGCGGCTGAGCCTCGCCTGCGACCGCGACAGCGTGAGCGCCGAGCTGCTGGCCGGGGTGGCGGAGGAGGCCGCCGGGCGCGGCAGGGTGCTCGCCGTGCTGCGCGAACTGGTCGCCCTGCTGGCCGAGCAGTTCCGGGAACTGCGGGAGCAGGTACTGGAGTTGGAGGAGCATCCGGCCGCGCGTGAGGTCGCCGGCTTCGCGCTGGTCGACCGGTACGCGCTGCTGCTGGCCGGTGCCAGCGTCCTCGGCGTCTGGCGGCACGCCCAGGGCGGCGACGATCCCTTCCTCGCCGACCCGTCCTGGGCCGCCGCCGCCCTGCACAAGGTGGCCAGACGGCTCACCCCGAAGGTGCCCGCCCTGCCGCCCGAGTGCGAGGCCCGGATCCTCCAGGAGGTCCGGATCCGGTTCAGCGCCCGGCACAGCTACGACCTGTGGAACACCCCCGTTTCCGGCTGA
- a CDS encoding 3-oxoacyl-ACP synthase III family protein translates to MERTTAYLAGIGTALPGEAVDNIALGRALGVSAEWIDVFVGTSHRYFGRDLSTGEVRRTLTDLCAEAGRNALAAAGLEPADIEFLVLATATPDTLLPTTASEVADLLGLDQLPAYQIQAGCSGALQAVELGQALLAAGARAGLVIGGDVTHRHLDLRVDATGIPGEELVNYVLFGDGAGAAVLTAEPVAEAVAVRGVLHRLVGRGRPAGQRIDWYGVTDRDSERPMLREDYKAIEEGVPTLAGEILWELLDRLGWRPEDVDYLLPPQLSGRMTERIVQQLALDGPREVSCVARTGNTGNALPFLQLEQLMEQMEEGERALVLAVESSKWIKTGLGLERVGGVE, encoded by the coding sequence ATGGAACGCACGACGGCGTACCTCGCGGGCATCGGCACCGCCCTGCCGGGCGAGGCCGTGGACAACATCGCCCTCGGCCGGGCGCTCGGGGTGAGCGCCGAGTGGATCGACGTCTTCGTCGGCACCAGCCACCGGTACTTCGGCCGGGACCTGTCGACCGGCGAGGTGCGCCGCACGCTCACCGACCTGTGCGCCGAGGCCGGCCGGAACGCGCTGGCGGCGGCGGGCCTGGAGCCGGCCGACATCGAGTTCCTGGTCCTGGCCACCGCGACCCCGGACACGCTGCTGCCGACCACCGCCAGCGAGGTCGCCGACCTGCTCGGCCTGGACCAGCTGCCCGCCTACCAGATCCAGGCGGGCTGCTCCGGCGCCCTCCAGGCGGTGGAGCTCGGGCAGGCGCTGCTGGCGGCGGGTGCCCGGGCCGGACTGGTGATCGGCGGCGACGTCACCCACCGGCACCTGGACCTGCGGGTCGACGCGACCGGGATCCCCGGCGAGGAACTGGTCAACTACGTGCTGTTCGGCGACGGCGCGGGCGCGGCGGTGCTCACCGCCGAGCCGGTCGCGGAAGCCGTCGCCGTACGCGGCGTGCTGCACCGCCTCGTCGGCCGCGGCCGCCCGGCCGGCCAGCGGATCGACTGGTACGGCGTCACCGACCGCGACAGCGAGCGGCCGATGCTGCGGGAGGACTACAAGGCCATCGAGGAGGGCGTCCCGACCCTGGCCGGCGAGATCCTCTGGGAGCTGCTCGACCGGCTCGGCTGGCGCCCCGAGGACGTCGACTACCTGCTGCCGCCCCAGCTCTCCGGGCGGATGACCGAGCGCATCGTCCAGCAGCTGGCGCTCGACGGCCCCCGCGAGGTCTCCTGCGTGGCGCGGACCGGCAACACCGGCAACGCCCTGCCGTTCCTCCAGCTCGAACAGCTGATGGAGCAGATGGAGGAGGGCGAGCGGGCCCTGGTGCTGGCGGTCGAGTCCAGCAAGTGGATCAAGACCGGGCTCGGCCTGGAGCGGGTCGGGGGCGTGGAATGA
- a CDS encoding phosphopantetheine-binding protein: MNPVDFEAFLDLLQEEFGLVPEGLEKETELAVIPGWDSLFLLQLVALLERRQKRNLPIRAMIEARTLGRLHELVTEVR, translated from the coding sequence GTGAATCCGGTGGATTTCGAGGCATTTCTGGATCTTCTCCAGGAGGAATTCGGCCTGGTCCCGGAAGGCCTGGAGAAGGAGACCGAACTGGCCGTGATCCCCGGCTGGGACTCGTTGTTCCTGCTCCAACTGGTGGCCCTGCTGGAACGCCGACAGAAGCGGAATCTTCCGATCCGCGCAATGATCGAGGCCCGCACCCTGGGCCGACTCCACGAACTCGTGACGGAGGTCCGATGA
- a CDS encoding 4'-phosphopantetheinyl transferase family protein: protein MLPSCVSAEESRQDLVEIELFPEEEAHVSNAVSQRRAEFTTVRWCARRAMGRLGLGPVPIVPNRRGAPGWDERLVGSMTHCRGYRAAAVALKSRVHSIGIDAERNDALPPGLLESIALPSEQAWVRDLLRTETSVAWDRLLFSMKEAVFKTWYPLTGRELDFEEARITVDPEEGTFRARLLVDPGTELCPQVLSGRWHADEEILLSSIALTVPAPVRHSAPHAVLVRG from the coding sequence ATGTTGCCCTCGTGCGTCTCCGCCGAGGAGTCCAGACAGGACCTGGTCGAGATCGAGCTCTTCCCGGAGGAGGAGGCCCATGTCAGCAATGCGGTGAGCCAGCGCCGCGCCGAGTTCACCACGGTCCGCTGGTGCGCCCGCCGGGCGATGGGCCGGCTCGGCCTCGGCCCGGTGCCGATCGTGCCCAACCGTCGCGGTGCGCCGGGCTGGGACGAGCGGCTGGTCGGCAGCATGACCCACTGCCGGGGCTACCGGGCCGCGGCCGTGGCCCTGAAGAGCCGGGTGCACTCGATCGGCATCGACGCCGAGCGCAACGACGCCCTGCCGCCAGGCCTGCTGGAGTCGATCGCGCTGCCGTCGGAGCAGGCCTGGGTGCGCGACCTGCTGCGCACCGAGACCTCGGTGGCGTGGGACCGGCTGCTGTTCAGCATGAAGGAGGCGGTCTTCAAGACCTGGTACCCGCTGACCGGCCGGGAGCTGGACTTCGAGGAGGCCCGGATCACGGTTGACCCGGAGGAGGGCACCTTCCGGGCCCGGCTGCTGGTCGACCCGGGCACCGAGCTGTGCCCGCAGGTGCTCTCCGGACGCTGGCACGCCGACGAGGAGATCCTGCTCTCGTCGATCGCGCTGACCGTCCCCGCCCCGGTACGGCACTCGGCCCCCCACGCAGTGCTCGTGAGGGGCTGA
- a CDS encoding acyl carrier protein — MTAPYRLPAATSGAPLHEWLSARVAMYLRRPAISIQPTVPLAEYGMDSVQALSLCGDLEEEFGLDVEPTLLWDYPTIESLLGYLTDALPDLPATAEEGVR, encoded by the coding sequence ATGACCGCCCCCTACCGCCTGCCGGCCGCGACCTCAGGCGCGCCCCTGCACGAGTGGCTGTCGGCACGAGTGGCGATGTACCTGCGCCGGCCCGCGATCAGCATCCAGCCCACCGTGCCGCTGGCGGAGTACGGCATGGACTCGGTCCAGGCCCTCAGCCTCTGCGGCGACCTGGAGGAGGAGTTCGGCCTCGACGTCGAGCCGACCCTGCTGTGGGACTACCCGACGATCGAGAGCCTGCTCGGGTACCTCACGGACGCCCTGCCCGACCTGCCGGCCACCGCCGAGGAGGGAGTGCGTTGA
- a CDS encoding helix-turn-helix domain-containing protein, whose amino-acid sequence MVAERDSFSHFSELDDTSAAAYGQAVRLGEFERDVIAERMNVPLRDVERAEAVLRNLRLLQPMPGRRDVLVPIGPEVAAADLVGDAERQIRELQQAVTSVRSTLISLMPTYFEGRRERNSLEAFDIVNDADLVQSMIDEQREKCRSEVLMVQPGGPRPANILSAARDSATSILSRGVKMRTIYQHTARSDLPTRAYVRDIIDLGGEFRTCDELIDRIFIYDREVAFLPDRSGGPEAAPGAAIVREPVLVNFLCSVFDYMWNNGSPFTAESTKAPAVADDLKTAIVRLMVQGHKDEMVARRLGMSVRTCRRHIAEITEDLQATSRFQAGYNVAALQLPHLGPPVDTDAG is encoded by the coding sequence ATGGTGGCTGAGCGGGATTCGTTTTCACATTTCTCGGAGCTGGACGACACCAGCGCCGCGGCCTACGGCCAGGCGGTGCGCCTCGGGGAGTTCGAGCGTGACGTCATCGCCGAGCGCATGAACGTGCCGCTCAGGGACGTCGAGCGCGCCGAAGCGGTGCTGCGGAACCTGAGGCTGCTCCAGCCGATGCCCGGGCGCCGGGACGTCCTGGTCCCGATCGGCCCCGAGGTCGCCGCCGCCGACCTGGTCGGGGACGCCGAGCGGCAGATCCGCGAGCTCCAACAGGCCGTCACCAGCGTGCGCTCCACCCTGATCTCGCTCATGCCCACCTACTTCGAGGGCCGCCGGGAGCGCAACAGCCTGGAGGCCTTCGACATCGTCAACGACGCCGACCTGGTCCAGTCGATGATCGACGAGCAGCGGGAGAAGTGCCGCTCCGAGGTCCTGATGGTCCAGCCCGGCGGCCCCCGCCCGGCGAACATCCTGTCCGCGGCCCGGGACTCGGCCACCTCGATACTCTCCCGCGGCGTGAAGATGCGCACCATCTACCAGCACACCGCGCGCAGCGACCTGCCCACCCGCGCCTACGTCCGCGACATCATCGACCTGGGCGGGGAGTTCCGCACCTGCGACGAGCTGATCGACCGCATCTTCATCTACGACCGCGAGGTGGCGTTCCTGCCCGACCGCTCCGGCGGCCCCGAGGCCGCGCCGGGGGCCGCCATCGTGCGCGAGCCCGTCCTGGTCAACTTCCTGTGCTCGGTCTTCGACTACATGTGGAACAACGGCAGCCCGTTCACCGCGGAGTCCACCAAGGCGCCGGCCGTGGCCGACGACCTGAAGACCGCCATCGTGCGGCTGATGGTGCAGGGCCACAAGGACGAGATGGTGGCGCGCCGGCTGGGCATGTCGGTGCGCACCTGCCGGCGCCACATCGCGGAGATCACCGAGGACCTCCAGGCCACCAGCCGGTTCCAGGCGGGCTACAACGTGGCGGCGCTGCAGCTGCCGCACCTGGGCCCGCCGGTCGACACGGATGCGGGGTAG